A stretch of the Sinorhizobium alkalisoli genome encodes the following:
- a CDS encoding DUF982 domain-containing protein, translating into MHCFWWDKTVELELGESGGHRSVKSTREAVELLLLRWPQKDGRAFAAAKRTCIQALDGKVRTEKARKAFIKAAEEAHISISSH; encoded by the coding sequence ATGCACTGTTTCTGGTGGGATAAAACCGTCGAGTTGGAACTTGGAGAATCGGGCGGACACCGCTCCGTGAAAAGCACGCGGGAAGCCGTGGAACTTCTGCTGCTGCGTTGGCCTCAGAAGGATGGACGCGCCTTTGCGGCTGCGAAGCGGACGTGCATTCAGGCGCTGGATGGCAAGGTGAGGACGGAGAAGGCCCGAAAGGCGTTCATCAAGGCCGCCGAAGAGGCGCATATCTCCATCAGCAGCCATTGA